The genomic window TTCAATAGCGGTGCTAGACGGCGGTGTACCCGCCGTCGACCAGCACGTAGGAGCCGGTCATGAAACTGGCCTTGTCCGAGAGCAGGAACGTGGTGACGTTCGCGACTTCCTCGGCCGTGCCCAAGCGGCCAAGCGGGTGCTTGGCTTCAAGTCCGCTCACAACTTCCTTCGGAGCAGCAGCCAGCAACGGAGTGTCGATGTAGCCCGGGCCGATGGCGTTGACGCGAAGACCCTGCGCGCCGTATTCGGCTGCGGCGTTCTTGGTCAGGCCAACTACGGCGTGCTTGGCGGCGGTGTAGGCGGCGTTGCCCGGAGCAGCGACCGCGCCATGGATGGAGGCCATGTTCACAATGGCACCTTCAGAGGCGCCGGCGGCAAGGATGGCGGGGATCTGGTAGCGCATGCCGTACAGGACACCGCTCAAGTTGATGGCAATGACCCGGTCCCAGTCTTCAATGTCGACGTCGCCAACAGGCGCACTGG from Arthrobacter sp. StoSoilB20 includes these protein-coding regions:
- a CDS encoding glucose 1-dehydrogenase; this translates as MGNFEGKTALVTGGGSGLGEAISKDLAKNGVNVVVADVNLDAATRVANEITADGGTAVPFQGNTAVAEDSKKAVDFAVETYGALNYAVNNAGIGGASAPVGDVDIEDWDRVIAINLSGVLYGMRYQIPAILAAGASEGAIVNMASIHGAVAAPGNAAYTAAKHAVVGLTKNAAAEYGAQGLRVNAIGPGYIDTPLLAAAPKEVVSGLEAKHPLGRLGTAEEVANVTTFLLSDKASFMTGSYVLVDGGYTAV